One stretch of Luteitalea sp. DNA includes these proteins:
- a CDS encoding MIP family channel protein: protein MRVKLTGTLREASAEFLGTFILMIFGLGVVAQTVLSRETAGSPLAIHLAWGLAVMLGVYTAAGVSGAHINPAVTLALAVRRGFPWRKVVPYWLAQMLGAFVASSVVYMTYGEALDHFDGGIRQVIGPVGTAGIWATYPQDFVSAFPGGFIDQVVGTALLMIGVLAATDERNRAPHPGLVPIIIGLLVAAIGMCYGFNTGYAINPARDFGPRLFTAIAGWGSDVFTAGNSWWWVPIVGPIIGGVIGAYVYDLFVANHHPETKGDPALG from the coding sequence ATGCGTGTGAAGCTCACGGGCACCTTACGGGAAGCGTCGGCTGAGTTCCTCGGCACGTTCATACTGATGATCTTTGGACTAGGTGTCGTCGCCCAAACAGTGCTGAGTCGCGAAACGGCCGGCAGCCCTCTCGCCATTCACCTTGCCTGGGGCCTCGCGGTGATGCTGGGCGTGTACACCGCCGCCGGCGTGTCCGGCGCGCACATCAATCCTGCCGTCACACTGGCGCTCGCCGTGCGGCGCGGCTTCCCATGGCGCAAGGTCGTTCCCTATTGGCTGGCGCAGATGCTCGGCGCATTCGTCGCGTCGAGTGTCGTCTACATGACGTACGGGGAGGCGCTCGATCATTTCGATGGCGGGATCCGTCAGGTGATCGGCCCTGTAGGCACGGCCGGGATCTGGGCGACGTATCCCCAAGACTTCGTGAGCGCGTTCCCCGGCGGCTTCATCGATCAAGTGGTGGGCACGGCGCTGTTGATGATTGGTGTGCTCGCGGCAACCGACGAACGCAACCGCGCGCCACACCCAGGGTTGGTGCCAATCATCATCGGCCTGCTCGTCGCGGCCATCGGTATGTGCTACGGCTTCAACACCGGCTACGCCATCAACCCGGCGCGTGACTTCGGTCCACGTCTCTTCACGGCAATCGCCGGCTGGGGCAGCGACGTCTTCACGGCAGGCAATTCCTGGTGGTGGGTTCCGATCGTCGGACCTATCATCGGTGGCGTGATCGGCGCGTACGTCTATGACCTGTTCGTCGCCAACCATCACCCAGAAACGAAAGGGGACCCCGCGCTCGGGTAG
- a CDS encoding BlaI/MecI/CopY family transcriptional regulator: MRVLWAEQRATVGEIWAGLPDVDRPSYKSVQTLLRILEQKGCVRHEKDGRAFVYMPLVDRERARSGAVARLLRQFFDGRPGLLALNILEREQLDERELAEVKRLIKQVKR, translated from the coding sequence ATGCGGGTGTTGTGGGCTGAGCAACGCGCCACGGTCGGAGAAATATGGGCAGGGCTGCCTGACGTCGACCGGCCGTCGTACAAGTCGGTGCAAACGCTGCTCCGGATTCTCGAGCAGAAAGGCTGCGTCCGGCACGAGAAAGATGGGCGTGCGTTCGTCTATATGCCACTGGTCGATCGCGAGCGCGCCAGGAGCGGCGCCGTGGCGCGGCTGCTCCGCCAATTCTTCGACGGAAGGCCGGGGCTGCTGGCGCTCAACATCCTCGAGCGGGAGCAGTTGGATGAGCGCGAGCTCGCAGAAGTCAAGCGACTCATCAAGCAGGTCAAACGCTAG
- a CDS encoding aldo/keto reductase, with product MRYRRFGRLGWQVAEIGYGMWGMGGWSGSDDEASLQALDRAVALGCNLFDTAYAYGEGRSERLLRETLKRHPDRRLYVATKVPPMDRVWPGKAETSISSVFPYTYIREMTEKSLANLGVDCIDLQQLHVWSDAWAEEDSWQRAASELKRDGLIRGFGISVNRWEPRNVVKALQTGLVDAVQVVYNVFDQAPGEELFPVCERLDVAVIARVPFDEGSLTGTMHEGVSWPAGDWRNLYFTPEHLREILPRVERLKAVLPDGVPLPELALRFILHHPAVSTIIPGMRKVGHVEANLAASDRGPLDPSLVAALGPYRWDRTYDIP from the coding sequence ATGCGCTATCGACGGTTTGGACGGCTTGGCTGGCAAGTGGCGGAGATTGGCTACGGCATGTGGGGCATGGGCGGTTGGAGCGGCTCGGATGACGAGGCGTCGCTCCAAGCGCTCGACCGTGCCGTGGCTCTCGGCTGCAACCTCTTCGACACCGCATATGCGTACGGCGAGGGACGCAGCGAGCGACTCCTTCGTGAAACGCTGAAGCGGCACCCGGACCGCCGGTTATACGTTGCGACAAAGGTGCCACCGATGGATCGCGTCTGGCCGGGCAAGGCCGAGACGTCCATCAGCAGCGTCTTTCCCTACACCTATATTCGCGAGATGACCGAAAAGAGCCTCGCGAACCTGGGCGTCGACTGCATCGACCTTCAGCAGCTCCACGTGTGGAGCGACGCCTGGGCGGAGGAGGACAGCTGGCAACGCGCGGCGTCGGAGCTCAAACGCGATGGTCTCATTCGAGGATTTGGCATCTCGGTCAACCGGTGGGAACCTCGGAATGTCGTGAAGGCGCTTCAGACCGGATTGGTCGACGCCGTGCAGGTGGTCTACAACGTGTTCGATCAGGCGCCGGGGGAGGAGCTGTTCCCCGTGTGCGAGCGGCTCGACGTTGCGGTGATCGCCCGGGTTCCATTCGACGAAGGCAGCCTGACCGGCACCATGCACGAAGGTGTGAGCTGGCCGGCGGGCGACTGGCGGAACCTCTATTTCACCCCCGAGCATCTCCGTGAGATCCTGCCCCGCGTCGAGCGGCTGAAGGCGGTGCTTCCAGACGGCGTGCCGTTGCCGGAGCTCGCATTGCGCTTCATCCTGCACCATCCCGCTGTGTCGACGATCATCCCCGGCATGCGAAAGGTCGGTCACGTCGAGGCGAACCTCGCCGCCAGCGATCGCGGTCCCCTCGATCCGTCACTCGTCGCGGCGCTCGGTCCATACCGCTGGGATCGCACGTACGACATCCCATAG
- a CDS encoding transposase: MVDQTTIRGTPVLMAGVRVARRVLPVAFVCYEYATLRKSQNVIEESLFLLIAACLPPGCKPIFILDRGSARASLLRQLRRLKIPFILRGRATTMVRVGGQRLSLGRVRRRAGRARRDTHAAYQDTAQEPVDLIVYHDRAFQEPWFLLVPAGSETPLPTDDVGALYRERMYIELTFRDWKTHLGVRGLRLELDLAPRLGRLLLALTLASMLAVLLGAGPLARRVRAHTEVLRATPRHGTRRRLSARSIAILALSLGRSSPGSPAMHCTASWPPWRAANPRRRFRDDAPANGPNAARVVAARVPAVRERQHPRTHVPQWRQIPLLRGPTPIVDAWSPPSRKAATSTGTSGTAFVTSAWPDRLPSCSAPPHVTRQLWYARLLRVFGDVTERRRSACRGGLKTLGGGKLLRALDILRVNHYM; encoded by the coding sequence GTGGTCGATCAGACCACCATCCGCGGGACGCCGGTCCTCATGGCCGGCGTGCGCGTCGCGCGCCGGGTCCTCCCCGTCGCGTTCGTCTGCTACGAGTACGCCACCCTTCGCAAGAGTCAAAATGTGATCGAGGAGTCGCTGTTCCTTCTGATCGCCGCGTGCTTGCCGCCGGGGTGTAAGCCGATCTTCATTCTCGATCGGGGCTCCGCGCGCGCCTCGCTGCTCCGGCAGCTGCGTCGGCTGAAGATCCCCTTTATCCTGCGCGGCCGGGCCACCACCATGGTGCGCGTCGGCGGCCAGCGCCTCAGCCTCGGCCGCGTGCGCCGACGCGCGGGTCGGGCCCGCCGCGACACACACGCCGCGTATCAGGACACCGCGCAGGAACCCGTCGATCTCATCGTCTACCACGACCGGGCCTTCCAGGAGCCCTGGTTCCTCCTGGTCCCGGCGGGCTCCGAGACGCCGCTCCCCACCGACGATGTGGGGGCGCTCTACCGCGAGCGCATGTACATCGAGCTGACCTTTCGCGACTGGAAGACGCATCTGGGGGTGCGCGGCCTGCGGCTCGAGCTCGACCTGGCCCCACGCCTCGGGCGCTTACTGCTCGCCCTGACGCTCGCCTCCATGCTGGCCGTGCTGCTGGGAGCCGGCCCGCTCGCGCGCCGGGTGCGTGCCCACACCGAGGTGCTCCGTGCCACGCCGCGCCATGGCACCCGGCGGCGCCTCAGCGCGCGCTCGATCGCGATCCTCGCCCTCTCCCTGGGGCGCTCTTCGCCCGGCTCGCCCGCGATGCATTGCACCGCCTCCTGGCCGCCTTGGCGCGCGGCGAACCCGCGACGGCGCTTCCGCGATGACGCGCCTGCGAACGGACCGAACGCCGCTCGTGTCGTCGCGGCTCGCGTCCCTGCAGTACGCGAGCGACAGCACCCTCGAACTCACGTTCCACAGTGGCGTCAGATACCGCTACTTCGGGGTCCCACGCCAATCGTCGACGCTTGGTCGCCGCCGAGTCGAAAGGCGGCTACTTCAACCGGCACATCCGGAACGGCTTTCGTGACGAGCGCGTGGCCTGACCGGTTGCCCTCCTGCTCTGCGCCACCTCACGTCACGCGTCAGCTGTGGTACGCGCGCCTCCTGCGCGTCTTCGGCGACGTCACAGAGCGTCGGCGCTCAGCGTGTCGGGGAGGGCTGAAAACACTGGGGGGCGGCAAGCTCCTGCGAGCCCTTGACATTCTCCGTGTCAACCACTATATGTAG
- a CDS encoding FtsX-like permease family protein — MRWLDALVRRRSLERQLDAELRFHLEQQVKDKIAAGVSPDEARRQARFEFGGVDQMKEACRDVRPLRIVEGLVQDLRYGCRTMFEKRGFTAVVVLTIALGIGSSTLVFSVVNAVLLRPLPYEDPEQLVWMWARSGFSETAAVSAGDFRDYRRENRSFAALGATFYATLGMNLTCGPQPERVQAAMVSADFFDVLSVAPLLGRGFQPRDEQVDVPASAVLSYGLWHRLYGAKRDVLGDTLRLDGEVVTIVGVMPSGLRFQHDADLWVPMPLALPETQARSWRGLRLVGRLHKDVTLAQAQREMDLIAARLEQQYPVANAGYSLRLEPLRDVVLGDVHRPLMLLMAAVGLLLVIACANVATLVLSRGTARRRELATRAALGAGRLHLARLLIAEAVVFALAGGACGMLLALWGVRVLRNLHLDAIPRLAELSVDPHVLLFALALTLSTVLVFGLLPAIQTSGLSAMEALRASTGTVGLRQSQRMSRALVISELAIGLMLLVAGGLAARSLANLLAVDPGFNPSHALTLPITVSRGLEAPARKAFFVDLLDRVEQIPGVRTAGMISELPLTAQRNDVYFHVEGSAPASPDERVTVDYRRISPGYFRAMEIPLLRGRLFTSTELSTSAPVAIVDKHLVEMFFQGKDPLGQRLVVGEGDTTTFEIVGVVGSVLHRSLHGRPYQTMYVPDVESFPSMTLVLRTTVRPEDVVGTLRASIAAIDNDVPTSNIATLDEIVFRDVSGSRFGVLFLNAFSALGLVLAVVGLYGVLAFSTTRRTQEIAVRMALGSHRRSVLRLVVAEGMKLWLVGMTLGLAGAYALGRFMQSLLFGIGSTDSMTFALAIIVLAATSLLASYVPARRAAAIDPARALRQE, encoded by the coding sequence ATGCGATGGCTCGATGCCCTGGTGCGACGTAGATCGCTCGAACGTCAATTGGATGCCGAGTTGCGCTTCCACCTGGAGCAGCAGGTGAAGGACAAGATCGCTGCCGGGGTGTCACCAGACGAAGCGCGGCGTCAGGCGCGATTCGAATTTGGCGGTGTCGACCAGATGAAGGAAGCCTGCCGCGACGTGCGGCCGCTCCGAATCGTCGAGGGGCTCGTGCAGGACCTCCGTTACGGGTGCCGGACGATGTTCGAGAAGCGTGGCTTTACAGCGGTTGTCGTGCTCACCATCGCTCTCGGCATCGGCTCCAGCACGCTCGTCTTCAGTGTGGTCAATGCGGTGCTCCTGCGGCCTCTTCCCTATGAGGATCCTGAACAGCTCGTCTGGATGTGGGCCAGATCGGGATTCAGCGAGACGGCCGCGGTGTCTGCCGGCGACTTCCGGGACTATCGGAGGGAGAATCGCAGCTTTGCCGCGTTGGGCGCGACCTTCTATGCCACCCTGGGCATGAACCTGACGTGTGGTCCACAGCCTGAGCGGGTTCAGGCAGCCATGGTCTCCGCCGACTTCTTTGACGTGCTGAGCGTGGCGCCGTTGCTAGGCCGAGGCTTTCAGCCGCGAGACGAGCAAGTCGACGTTCCGGCGAGCGCGGTCCTCAGCTACGGTCTCTGGCACCGTCTGTACGGTGCCAAGAGGGATGTCCTCGGTGACACGCTGCGACTGGACGGCGAGGTTGTCACCATTGTCGGTGTGATGCCCTCCGGGCTTCGATTCCAACATGACGCAGATCTTTGGGTTCCCATGCCTCTGGCACTCCCAGAGACGCAAGCGCGAAGCTGGAGAGGTCTCCGTCTGGTCGGTCGGCTGCACAAAGATGTCACGCTGGCACAGGCCCAGCGGGAAATGGACCTCATTGCGGCACGTCTCGAGCAACAGTACCCCGTGGCCAACGCCGGCTACAGCCTTCGGCTCGAGCCTCTCCGGGACGTCGTCCTGGGAGATGTCCATCGTCCCTTGATGCTCCTCATGGCCGCAGTCGGCCTTCTGCTCGTCATCGCCTGCGCCAACGTCGCGACCCTGGTCCTGTCCCGCGGTACGGCGCGACGACGCGAGCTAGCGACACGCGCTGCCCTTGGCGCGGGCCGTCTTCATCTCGCACGTCTCTTGATCGCGGAGGCGGTCGTCTTTGCACTGGCCGGGGGCGCGTGTGGCATGTTGCTGGCTCTCTGGGGTGTCCGCGTATTGAGGAACCTGCACCTGGACGCTATTCCGCGGCTGGCCGAGCTCAGCGTGGATCCGCACGTGCTCCTCTTCGCCTTGGCGCTGACGCTCTCAACTGTGCTGGTCTTTGGGCTCCTGCCGGCTATTCAAACGTCGGGGCTCAGCGCGATGGAGGCGCTTCGCGCCAGCACAGGCACTGTCGGACTGCGGCAGAGCCAGCGGATGTCCAGAGCTCTGGTGATCTCCGAGCTGGCCATCGGCCTGATGCTGTTGGTTGCGGGCGGGCTCGCAGCGCGAAGCTTGGCCAATCTCCTCGCGGTCGACCCGGGATTCAACCCATCGCATGCGCTCACGCTGCCGATCACGGTGTCTCGCGGGTTGGAGGCGCCAGCGCGCAAAGCGTTCTTCGTCGACCTTCTGGACCGCGTTGAACAGATCCCTGGTGTGAGAACGGCCGGCATGATCTCTGAGCTGCCACTGACCGCACAGAGGAACGATGTCTATTTTCACGTTGAAGGCTCGGCTCCCGCGTCGCCAGACGAACGAGTCACCGTGGACTATCGGCGTATCAGTCCAGGGTACTTCCGGGCGATGGAGATTCCGCTTCTCCGGGGACGGCTCTTCACATCGACAGAGCTATCCACGTCAGCGCCGGTTGCGATAGTGGACAAACACCTTGTCGAGATGTTCTTTCAGGGGAAAGACCCGCTCGGCCAGCGACTGGTCGTGGGCGAAGGCGACACGACCACGTTCGAGATCGTCGGCGTTGTCGGCAGCGTGCTTCACAGATCCTTACACGGGCGGCCCTACCAGACGATGTACGTGCCAGACGTGGAGAGCTTTCCATCGATGACGTTGGTCCTACGAACCACCGTTCGTCCCGAAGACGTCGTCGGCACGCTACGGGCTAGCATCGCGGCCATTGACAACGACGTGCCGACCTCGAACATCGCGACGCTCGATGAGATCGTCTTTCGCGACGTATCTGGATCTCGATTCGGCGTGCTCTTCCTGAACGCCTTTTCTGCCCTTGGCCTGGTGCTTGCCGTCGTCGGCCTCTACGGCGTGCTCGCGTTCTCCACGACTCGCCGAACACAGGAAATCGCCGTGCGCATGGCACTTGGGTCACACCGACGCAGTGTTCTGAGGCTGGTGGTCGCCGAGGGCATGAAGCTGTGGCTCGTGGGGATGACGTTGGGCCTCGCCGGAGCCTACGCGCTTGGCCGCTTCATGCAAAGCCTCCTTTTTGGTATTGGCTCCACCGACAGTATGACGTTCGCCCTGGCGATCATCGTGCTGGCGGCGACCTCGTTGCTGGCAAGCTACGTGCCCGCTCGACGCGCGGCTGCGATCGACCCGGCGAGAGCCCTCCGGCAAGAATGA
- the rpmE gene encoding 50S ribosomal protein L31: MKESIHPTYHEVEARCACGATWKTRSTKKELHLEICNNCHPFFTGRQKLIDTEGRVERFTRKYGAQTVAARKAREKEIKGSKDQGAEASRG, from the coding sequence GTGAAGGAAAGCATTCATCCCACATACCATGAGGTCGAGGCTCGTTGCGCCTGCGGCGCGACATGGAAGACGCGCTCGACCAAGAAAGAGTTGCACCTCGAGATCTGCAACAACTGCCATCCATTCTTTACTGGGCGGCAGAAGCTCATTGATACCGAGGGGCGTGTCGAGCGGTTCACGCGGAAGTACGGCGCGCAAACCGTCGCCGCACGCAAGGCCCGCGAGAAGGAAATCAAGGGATCAAAGGACCAAGGAGCCGAGGCGTCACGGGGTTGA